From one Lotus japonicus ecotype B-129 chromosome 3, LjGifu_v1.2 genomic stretch:
- the LOC130746362 gene encoding homeobox-leucine zipper protein REVOLUTA-like — MAMTFVQDRESSIDRHLDSSGKYVRYTAEQVEALERVYTECPKPSSLRRQQLIRECPVLANVEPKQIKVWFQNRRCREKQRKEASRLQAVNRKLNAMNKLLMEENDRLQKQVSQLVCENGFMRQQLQAPSAAGTTDGNGDSVATTSRNSMRDANSPAGFLSIAEETLAEFLSKATGTAVDWVQLPGMKPGPDSVGIFTISQSCSGVAARACGLVSLEPNKVAEILKDRLSWFRDCRSLEVFTMFPAGNGGTIELVYTQTYAPMTLSPARDFWTLRYTTTLENGSLVVCERSLSGSGAGPNAAAAHQFVRAEMLPSGYLIRPCEGGGSIIHIVDHLNLQAWSVPEVLRPLYESSKVVAQRMTIAALRYVRQIAQETSGEVVYGLGRQPAVLRTFSQRLSRGFNDAVNGFNDDGWSVLNCDGAEDVIISVNSTKNLSGTSNPASSLTFAGGVLCAKASMLLQNIPPAVLVRFLREHRSEWADFNVDAYSAASLKAGSYAYPGMRPMRFTGNQIIMPLGHTIEHEEMLEVIRLEGHSLAQEDAFASRDVHLLQLCSGIDEDAVGACCELIFAPIDEMFPDDAPLVPSGFRIIPLDSKPGDKKDTMTTNKTLNLTSGLEVGASTNHTAGDASSCHNNRSVLTIAFQFPFESSLQDNVAVMARQYVRSVISSVQTVSMAISPSGTNPAAGAKLSVGSPEALTLARWVCQSYSYYLGTGLLRSDSLVGDLVLKHLWHHQDAILCCSLKSVPMFIFANQAGLDMLETTLVALQDITLDKIFDESGRKALFADFAKLMQQGFAYLPAGICMSTMGRHVSYEQVIAWKVLAEEDNSVHCLAFSFINWSFV; from the exons ATGGCTATGACTTTTGTTCAAGATAGGGAAAGCAGCATTGACAGGCACCTTGATTCTTCTGGGAAATATGTGCGGTACACCGCGGAGCAGGTGGAAGCTTTGGAACGGGTTTATACTGAGTGTCCAAAGCCTAGTTCTTTGAGGAGGCAGCAGCTGATCCGTGAATGCCCGGTTCTCGCGAATGTTGAACCGAAGCAGATCAAAGTTTGGTTTCAGAATCGCAG GTGTAGAGAGAAGCAGAGAAAAGAGGCTTCTAGGCTTCAGGCTGTGAACCGGAAGCTGAATGCAATGAACAAATTGTTGATGGAGGAGAATGATCGGTTGCAGAAACAGGTGTCACAGTTGGTGTGTGAGAATGGGTTTATGCGCCAGCAATTGCAAGCT CCGTCAGCAGCTGGAACTACTGATGGCAATGGTGATTCGGTGGCTACTACTTCTCGGAATTCTATGAGAGATGCTAATAGTCCTGCTGG ATTCCTATCAATTGCAGAGGAGACCTTAGCAGAGTTCCTTTCAAAGGCTACAGGAACTGCTGTGGATTGGGTCCAGTTGCCCGGGATGAAG CCTGGTCCGGATTCGGTTGGGATCTTTACCATTTCACAAAGTTGCAGTGGCGTGGCTGCTCGAGCGTGTGGTTTGGTTAGTTTAGAACCTAATAAG GTTGCAGAGATTCTAAAAGATCGTCTGTCTTGGTTTCGAGATTGTCGGAGTCTTGAAGTTTTCACAATGTTCCCAGCTGGAAATGGAGGGACAATTGAGCTTGTTTACACTCAG ACATATGCTCCTATGACATTGTCTCCTGCCCGGGATTTCTGGACTCTAAGATAcactacaactttggaaaatgGCAGTCTTGTG GTTTGTGAGAGGTCACTCTCCGGTTCTGGTGCCGGACCAAATGCTGCTgctgcccatcagtttgtgagGGCTGAAATGCTGCCTAGTGGCTACTTGATTCGACCGTGTGAAGGTGGAGGATCGATCATTCACATTGTAGACCACCTAAACCTACAG GCATGGAGTGTACCGGAAGTGCTGCGACCACTTTATGAATCATCAAAAGTGGTAGCTCAGAGAATGACAATTGCA GCACTTCGCTATGTCAGGCAAATAGCTCAAGAAACAAGTGGTGAAGTGGTGTATGGGTTAGGTAGGCAACCTGCTGTTCTGAGAACTTTTAGCCAAAGGTTGAGCAG GGGCTTCAATGACGCTGTCAATGGGTTCAATGATGATGGCTGGTCTGTTCTAAACTGTGATGGTGCTGAGGATGTTATTATTTCGGTTAATTCAACGAAGAATTTAAGTGGCACGTCTAATCCAGCAAGTTCCCTCACATTTGCTGGAGGAGTTCTCTGTGCAAAAGCTTCTATGTTACTTCAA AACATCCCTCCTGCTGTCTTAGTACGCTTTCTGAGGGAACATCGCTCGGAATGGGCTGATTTTAATGTGGATGCCTACTCTGCTGCATCACTTAAAGCTGGCTCGTATGCCTATCCAGGAATGAGGCCTATGAGGTTCACAGGCAATCAAATAATCATGCCTCTTGGGCATACAATTGAACATGAAGAG ATGCTTGAAGTTATCCGGCTTGAAGGTCACTCTCTCGCTCAAGAAGATGCTTTTGCTTCCAGGGACGTTCATCTCTTACAG TTATGTAGTGGAATTGATGAGGATGCTGTGGGAGCTTGCTGTGAGCTCATATTTGCTCCAATTGATGAAATGTTCCCAGACGATGCTCCGTTGGTTCCTTCGGGTTTCCGCATTATCCCATTAGATTCAAAACCA GGTGATAAAAAGGACACAATGACAACAAATAAAACCTTGAATTTGACATCTGGCCTTGAAGTAGGCGCATCAACAAATCATACTGCTGGAGATGCCTCATCATGTCATAACAATCGATCAGTGTTGACTATTGCCTTCCAGTTTCCTTTTGAGAGCAGCCTACAGGATAATGTTGCGGTCATGGCACGTCAGTATGTCCGGAGCGTGATTTCCTCCGTGCAGACGGTTTCCATGGCTATATCTCCATCTGGCACAAACCCAGCTGCTGGAGCAAAACTCTCTGTTGGCTCTCCAGAAGCTTTGACGCTAGCTCGTTGGGTCTGCCAGAGTTATAG TTATTATTTGGGGACTGGACTGCTGAGATCTGATTCTCTTGTGGGTGATTTGGTACTGAAACATTTGTGGCATCATCAGGATGCCATTTTGTGCTGTTCTTTGAAG TCAGTGCCCATGTTCATATTTGCAAATCAGGCTGGGCTTGACATGTTGGAAACAACTCTTGTGGCTTTACAAGACATCACTTTGGATAAAATATTTGATGAGTCTGGCCGCAAGGCATTGTTTGCAGATTTCGCCAAGTTAATGCAGCAG GGATTTGCTTATCTGCCAGCTGGGATCTGTATGTCCACAATGGGGCGGCATGTTTCATATGAGCAAGTCATCGCCTGGAAAGTGCTTGCTGAAGAAGATAACAGTGTTCATTGCTTAGctttctctttcataaattGGTCATTTGTATGA
- the LOC130743767 gene encoding LOW QUALITY PROTEIN: uncharacterized protein LOC130743767 (The sequence of the model RefSeq protein was modified relative to this genomic sequence to represent the inferred CDS: inserted 5 bases in 3 codons; substituted 1 base at 1 genomic stop codon) — translation MVTNPMFASCSNVPVHHLNMWWALDKAYWGLGKGDYQIDYVPAPRVTEADKNNDRKSLNRALDRRXYLLLYGNGYGAPSGKPVWHFPEKVYESENTMHKCAESALKSVLGDLSNTXFVGNAPMAHMVVQPTEDLSGSTSFQNFFFKSQVIAKNQFDIGNXEDFVWVTKDELLEYFPEXAEFFNKMIIS, via the exons ATGGTTACAAATCCTATGTTTGCAAGTTGCAGCAATGTACCGGTGCATCACCTGAACATGTGGTGGGCGCTAGATAAAGCCTATTGGGggct GGGAAAAGGAGATTATCAGATTGACTATGTGCCTGCACCTCGAGTCACTGAAGCTGACAAAAACAATGATCGAAA GTCATTAAATAGAGCTCTGGACAGAAG CTACCTTCTTCTCTATGGTAATGGATATGGGGCTCCAAGCGGAAAGCCTGTATGGCATTTTCCAGAGAAAGTTTATGAATCAGAGAACACTATGCATAAG TGTGCAGAGTCTGCATTAAAATCAGTCTTAGGAGATCTTTCTAACAC TTTTGTTGGAAATGCTCCAATGGCCCATATGGTTGTTCAGCCTACAGAAGACCTTTCAGGATCCACATCTTTTCAG AATTTCTTCTTCAAGTCACAAGTAATTGCCAAAAACCAGTTTGACATTGGAA GTGAGGATTTCGTTTGGGTGACGAAGGATGAGTTGTTGGAGTATTTTCCTGAGTAAGCTGAGTTTTTTAACAAGATGATCATTAGCTGA
- the LOC130746374 gene encoding uncharacterized protein LOC130746374 isoform X2, with protein sequence MFWKLASISASSPVEAILDRENFTLEELLDEEEVIQECKALNSRLINFLRDPVQVEQLLRYIIEEPPEDAESKRAFKFPFIACEIFTCEIDVILKTLVDEEELMNLLFSYLEPDRSHSALLAGYFSKVVVCLMIRKTVPLMNYVQAHQNVFRQLVDLIGITSIMEVLVRLVGADDHVYPNFIDVMQWLAESNLLEMIVDKLSPSCAPEVHANAAETLCTITRNASSTLAIKLSSPSFVAQILGHALEDSQSKSSLVNSLSVCISLLDPKRSAISSPLFHSFRSQHMYEPPIPVNPDTIGAMLPKLSELLMLLNVSSDEKLLPTTYGELRPPLGKHRLKIVEFIAVLLKTGNEAAEKEMVDSGTIQRVINLFFEYPYNNSLHHHVESIILSCLESKTDAIVNHLLRDCDLIGRILQADKQSSLSPDRDLPTVPAAGKKAPRAGNIGHITRISNKLVHLAYNRSHILTCLQENNEWNEWQTTTLQERNVVENVHRWACGRPTALQDRMRDSDDDDLHDRDYDVAALANNLSQAFRYKIYGNEDNEEERGSLDRDDEDVYFDDDSAQVVISSLRLSDDQGSLFTNSNWFAFQDGRVGDAAGGTTSSEMMDEINLNGAANSGSSSDDEVVVGEDEELDESKNTLNGTSSSNTDFISGSTDSNSMNGGAMNFESENTSASHDTGFFRFEASDKEGSYGDRPMPDWVGWGEPSDMQVGNSSTNPFVDHDESGNNLSSKPELGSPNPSSPSNGETVSSNGLPSTIDSMEGIVESSQRSGAVPSLFEEDVEFVGVELEGTEKAMDQALKEGIVGEAGPLKRNMVPKVAEKENSEEGGAGVKEFNDTNYWRVDQEVAVLE encoded by the exons ATGTTTTGGAAGCTCGCTTCTATTTCGGCTTCTTCGCCT GTGGAAGCAATATTAGATAGGGAGAATTTCACTTTAGAAGAGCTTCTGGATGAAGAAGAAGTAATCCAAGAATGCAAGGCCCTAAACAGTCGTCTCATCAACTT TCTGAGAGATCCAGTTCAGGTTGAACAATTATTGCGCTATATTATTGAAGAACCACCAGAAGATGCTGAAAGTAAACGGGCCTTCAA GTTTCCATTTATTGCTTGTGAGATTTTCACATGTGAAATTGATGTCATTTTGAAGACCTTGGTGGATGAAGAGGAG CTGATGAACTTATTATTCTCCTATTTGGAGCCTGATCGTTCACACAGTGCCTTGCTGGCTGGCTACTTTAGCAAG GTTGTTGTTTGCCTCATGATTCGAAAGACCGTACCGCTTATGAATTATGTTCAA GCCCATCAGAATGTTTTTCGTCAACTGGTTGATTTGATAGGAATTACATCCATTATGGAG GTTTTGGTTCGACTAGTAGGTGCTGATGACCATGTGTATCCCAATTTTATAGATGTGATGCAATGGTTGGCTGAAAGCAACCTGCTTGAGATGATTGTTGATAAATTAAGTCCATCA TGTGCTCCTGAAGTTCATGCCAATGCAGCTGAAACATTATGTACAATAACTCGTAATGCCTCATCTACCCTAGCAATTAAACTTTCAAGCCCCAG TTTTGTTGCCCAAATTTTGGGTCATGCATTGGAAGATTCACAATCGAAGTCCAGCCTTGTAAACTCACTTTCAGTGTGTATTTCTTTGCTGGATCCGAAAAGATCTGCTATATCATCTCCCCTATTTCATTCATTCCGAAGTCAACACATGTATGAGCCACCAATTCCTGTAAACCCAGATACTATTGGTGCAATGCTCCCCAAACTTA GTGAATTGCTAATGCTATTGAATGTATCATCTGATGAAAAACTATTGCCTACAACATATGGAGAATTGAGACCTCCACTTGGGAAGCATAGATTGAAG ATTGTCGAGTTCATTGCGGTTCTTTTAAAAACTGGAAATGAAGCAGCAGAAAAAGAAATGGTGGACTCAGGAACCATTCAACGAGTTATTAATCTTTTCTTTGA GTATCCATACAATAATTCATTACACCATCATGTAGAAAGTATAATATTATCGTGCCTGGAGAGCAAAACTGATGCTATTGTTAATCATCTTCTTCGAGACTGCGATTTAATTGGAAGAATTCTCCAAGCAGATAAACAATCTAGTCTCTCTCCTGACAGAGATCTG CCAACAGTACCTGCTGCTGGGAAAAAGGCACCACGGGCAGGAAACATTGGGCATATTACCCGAATTTCTAACAAACTTGTTCACTTGGCATATAATCGCAGTCACATACTGACATGTCTTCAG GAAAATAATGAGTGGAATGAGTGGCAAACTACAACTCTTCAGGAGCGTAATGTGGTTGAGAATGTTCACCGTTGGGCTTGCGG ACGTCCGACTGCTTTACAAGATAGGATGAGGgacagtgatgatgatgaccTTCATGACAGGGACTATGATGTTGCAGCTTTAGCCAATAATTTGAGTCAGGCTTTTAGATATAAAATTTATGGGAATGAGGATAACGAAGAG GAACGTGGCAGCCTTGATCGAGATGATGAG GATGTCTACTTTGATGACGACTCTGCTCAAGTTGTCATATCATCTCTAAGACTTAGTGATGATCAAGGGAG TCTGTTTACAAACTCCAACTGGTTTGCATTCCAAGACGGCAGAGTTGGTGATGCAGCTGGGGGCACAACATCATCAGAGATGATGGATGAGATAAACTTGAACGGTGCTGCAAATAGTGGTAGCAGTAGTGATGATGAGGTAGTGGTTGGAGAGGATGAAGAACTGGATGAAAGCAAAAATACTCTGAACGGTACATCTAGCTCGAACACAGACTTTATCAGTGGATCAACAGACAGCAATTCCATGAATGGAGGCGCTATGAACTTTGAAAGCGAAAACACAAGTGCTTCACATGATACTGGATTCTTCAGGTTTGAGGCATCAGACAAGGAAGGGTCGTATGGTGATAGACCCATGCCTGATTGGGTGGGATGGGGGGAACCTTCAGATATGCAAGTTGGTAACTCAAGCACGAATCCCTTTGTAGATCATGATGAGTCTGGAAATAACCTTTCTAGTAAACCTGAATTAGGTAGCCCTAATCCTAGTTCTCCTTCAAACGGGGAAACTGTTTCTTCAAATGGGTTGCCATCTACTATAGATTCCATGGAGGGGATTGTGGAGTCAAGTcaaagatcaggagcagtaccCTCGCTGTTTGAGGAGGATGTTGAATTTGTAGGTGTAGAATTAGAAGGCACTGAGAAGGCTATGGATCAGGCTCTGAAAGAAGGGATAGTTGGGGAAGCAGGACCATTGAAAAGAAACATGGTCCCTAAAGTGGCAGAAAAGGAAAATTCCGAAGAGGGCGGTGCCGGAGTGAAGGAATTCAATGATACTAACTACTGGAGGGTTGACCAAGAGGTTGCTGTTCTAGAGTGA
- the LOC130746374 gene encoding uncharacterized protein LOC130746374 isoform X1: MFWKLASISASSPVEAILDRENFTLEELLDEEEVIQECKALNSRLINFLRDPVQVEQLLRYIIEEPPEDAESKRAFKFPFIACEIFTCEIDVILKTLVDEEELMNLLFSYLEPDRSHSALLAGYFSKVVVCLMIRKTVPLMNYVQAHQNVFRQLVDLIGITSIMEVLVRLVGADDHVYPNFIDVMQWLAESNLLEMIVDKLSPSCAPEVHANAAETLCTITRNASSTLAIKLSSPSFVAQILGHALEDSQSKSSLVNSLSVCISLLDPKRSAISSPLFHSFRSQHMYEPPIPVNPDTIGAMLPKLSELLMLLNVSSDEKLLPTTYGELRPPLGKHRLKIVEFIAVLLKTGNEAAEKEMVDSGTIQRVINLFFEYPYNNSLHHHVESIILSCLESKTDAIVNHLLRDCDLIGRILQADKQSSLSPDRDLPTVPAAGKKAPRAGNIGHITRISNKLVHLAYNRSHILTCLQENNEWNEWQTTTLQERNVVENVHRWACGRPTALQDRMRDSDDDDLHDRDYDVAALANNLSQAFRYKIYGNEDNEEERGSLDRDDEDVYFDDDSAQVVISSLRLSDDQGSSLFTNSNWFAFQDGRVGDAAGGTTSSEMMDEINLNGAANSGSSSDDEVVVGEDEELDESKNTLNGTSSSNTDFISGSTDSNSMNGGAMNFESENTSASHDTGFFRFEASDKEGSYGDRPMPDWVGWGEPSDMQVGNSSTNPFVDHDESGNNLSSKPELGSPNPSSPSNGETVSSNGLPSTIDSMEGIVESSQRSGAVPSLFEEDVEFVGVELEGTEKAMDQALKEGIVGEAGPLKRNMVPKVAEKENSEEGGAGVKEFNDTNYWRVDQEVAVLE; this comes from the exons ATGTTTTGGAAGCTCGCTTCTATTTCGGCTTCTTCGCCT GTGGAAGCAATATTAGATAGGGAGAATTTCACTTTAGAAGAGCTTCTGGATGAAGAAGAAGTAATCCAAGAATGCAAGGCCCTAAACAGTCGTCTCATCAACTT TCTGAGAGATCCAGTTCAGGTTGAACAATTATTGCGCTATATTATTGAAGAACCACCAGAAGATGCTGAAAGTAAACGGGCCTTCAA GTTTCCATTTATTGCTTGTGAGATTTTCACATGTGAAATTGATGTCATTTTGAAGACCTTGGTGGATGAAGAGGAG CTGATGAACTTATTATTCTCCTATTTGGAGCCTGATCGTTCACACAGTGCCTTGCTGGCTGGCTACTTTAGCAAG GTTGTTGTTTGCCTCATGATTCGAAAGACCGTACCGCTTATGAATTATGTTCAA GCCCATCAGAATGTTTTTCGTCAACTGGTTGATTTGATAGGAATTACATCCATTATGGAG GTTTTGGTTCGACTAGTAGGTGCTGATGACCATGTGTATCCCAATTTTATAGATGTGATGCAATGGTTGGCTGAAAGCAACCTGCTTGAGATGATTGTTGATAAATTAAGTCCATCA TGTGCTCCTGAAGTTCATGCCAATGCAGCTGAAACATTATGTACAATAACTCGTAATGCCTCATCTACCCTAGCAATTAAACTTTCAAGCCCCAG TTTTGTTGCCCAAATTTTGGGTCATGCATTGGAAGATTCACAATCGAAGTCCAGCCTTGTAAACTCACTTTCAGTGTGTATTTCTTTGCTGGATCCGAAAAGATCTGCTATATCATCTCCCCTATTTCATTCATTCCGAAGTCAACACATGTATGAGCCACCAATTCCTGTAAACCCAGATACTATTGGTGCAATGCTCCCCAAACTTA GTGAATTGCTAATGCTATTGAATGTATCATCTGATGAAAAACTATTGCCTACAACATATGGAGAATTGAGACCTCCACTTGGGAAGCATAGATTGAAG ATTGTCGAGTTCATTGCGGTTCTTTTAAAAACTGGAAATGAAGCAGCAGAAAAAGAAATGGTGGACTCAGGAACCATTCAACGAGTTATTAATCTTTTCTTTGA GTATCCATACAATAATTCATTACACCATCATGTAGAAAGTATAATATTATCGTGCCTGGAGAGCAAAACTGATGCTATTGTTAATCATCTTCTTCGAGACTGCGATTTAATTGGAAGAATTCTCCAAGCAGATAAACAATCTAGTCTCTCTCCTGACAGAGATCTG CCAACAGTACCTGCTGCTGGGAAAAAGGCACCACGGGCAGGAAACATTGGGCATATTACCCGAATTTCTAACAAACTTGTTCACTTGGCATATAATCGCAGTCACATACTGACATGTCTTCAG GAAAATAATGAGTGGAATGAGTGGCAAACTACAACTCTTCAGGAGCGTAATGTGGTTGAGAATGTTCACCGTTGGGCTTGCGG ACGTCCGACTGCTTTACAAGATAGGATGAGGgacagtgatgatgatgaccTTCATGACAGGGACTATGATGTTGCAGCTTTAGCCAATAATTTGAGTCAGGCTTTTAGATATAAAATTTATGGGAATGAGGATAACGAAGAG GAACGTGGCAGCCTTGATCGAGATGATGAG GATGTCTACTTTGATGACGACTCTGCTCAAGTTGTCATATCATCTCTAAGACTTAGTGATGATCAAGGGAG TAGTCTGTTTACAAACTCCAACTGGTTTGCATTCCAAGACGGCAGAGTTGGTGATGCAGCTGGGGGCACAACATCATCAGAGATGATGGATGAGATAAACTTGAACGGTGCTGCAAATAGTGGTAGCAGTAGTGATGATGAGGTAGTGGTTGGAGAGGATGAAGAACTGGATGAAAGCAAAAATACTCTGAACGGTACATCTAGCTCGAACACAGACTTTATCAGTGGATCAACAGACAGCAATTCCATGAATGGAGGCGCTATGAACTTTGAAAGCGAAAACACAAGTGCTTCACATGATACTGGATTCTTCAGGTTTGAGGCATCAGACAAGGAAGGGTCGTATGGTGATAGACCCATGCCTGATTGGGTGGGATGGGGGGAACCTTCAGATATGCAAGTTGGTAACTCAAGCACGAATCCCTTTGTAGATCATGATGAGTCTGGAAATAACCTTTCTAGTAAACCTGAATTAGGTAGCCCTAATCCTAGTTCTCCTTCAAACGGGGAAACTGTTTCTTCAAATGGGTTGCCATCTACTATAGATTCCATGGAGGGGATTGTGGAGTCAAGTcaaagatcaggagcagtaccCTCGCTGTTTGAGGAGGATGTTGAATTTGTAGGTGTAGAATTAGAAGGCACTGAGAAGGCTATGGATCAGGCTCTGAAAGAAGGGATAGTTGGGGAAGCAGGACCATTGAAAAGAAACATGGTCCCTAAAGTGGCAGAAAAGGAAAATTCCGAAGAGGGCGGTGCCGGAGTGAAGGAATTCAATGATACTAACTACTGGAGGGTTGACCAAGAGGTTGCTGTTCTAGAGTGA